From the Mycobacterium sp. DL592 genome, the window GGTGTGCCCCAGGAGGACCGCGAGAAGCTGTTCCGCTGGTCCAACGAGATGACCGGTGGGGAGGATCCGGAGTTCGCCGACGTCGACCCCAAGCAGTCGTCGATGGAGGTGCTGGCCTACGCCATGCACATGGCCGGGGTGAAGACCGCGAACCCCGGCGATGACATCGTCACCGCCCTGGTCAACGCCGACATCGACGGGGAGAAGCTCTCCGAGGACGAGTTCGGCTTCTTCGTGATGATGCTGGCCGTCGCCGGCAACGAGACCACCCGCAACTCGATCACCCACGGAATGATCGCCTTCGCGAACAATCCCGACCAGTGGGACTTGTACAAGAAGGACCGTCCCGAGACCGCAGCGGACGAGATCGTCCGGTGGGCGACCCCCGTCACGGCGTTCCAGCGCACCGCGCTCGAAGACGTCGAGCTCGGCGGAGTGTCGATCAAAAAGGGCCAGCGAGTGGCGATCTTCTACCGCTCGGCCAACTTCGACGAAGAAGTCTTCGACGATCCGCACTCGTTCAACATCCTGCGCGACCCCAACCCGCACGTCGGCTTCGGCGGCACCGGGGTGCACTACTGCATCGGGGCGAACCTGGCCAGAATGACCATCAACCTCATGTTCAATGCGATTGCTGACCATATGCCCGATCTCACCTCGGTGGGCACACCCGAGCGGCTACGTTCGGGGTGGCTCAACGGAATCAAGCACTGGCAGGTCGACTACACCGGAAAGACGCCCGCCGTGGCGTCGGCGCACTAGACCTCAGTCTCCGTCTCAACCTCAACACCAAGGAGGATTCGGGTGGATTTCACTCCGGACCCGGAACAGCAGGCTGTCGCCGATGTGGTGACCTCGGTCCTGGACCGCGACAACAGTTGGGACGCCTTGGTTTCGGGCGGTGTCACGGCACTGGGCGTTCCCGAGCGACTCGGGGGAGACGGCGTCGGCCTGCCCGAGATCACGACGGCGCTCACCGAGATCGGCCGCCACGGGACCGTCTCGCCGGCGTTGGCGACGTTGGGTCTCGGCCTGCTTCCGCT encodes:
- a CDS encoding cytochrome P450 codes for the protein MPTPNLPHGFDFLDPDRNVKKLPVEELAELREVAPIWWCEQPIGKGGFNDGGYWVVTKHKDVKEVSRRNDVFSSWENGAIPQFPDDMSREDIDLQRFVMLNMDGEHHDRLRRIISKGFTPRAVGRLKDELNERAQAIAKAAAAEGSGDFVEQVSCELPLQAIAGLLGVPQEDREKLFRWSNEMTGGEDPEFADVDPKQSSMEVLAYAMHMAGVKTANPGDDIVTALVNADIDGEKLSEDEFGFFVMMLAVAGNETTRNSITHGMIAFANNPDQWDLYKKDRPETAADEIVRWATPVTAFQRTALEDVELGGVSIKKGQRVAIFYRSANFDEEVFDDPHSFNILRDPNPHVGFGGTGVHYCIGANLARMTINLMFNAIADHMPDLTSVGTPERLRSGWLNGIKHWQVDYTGKTPAVASAH